Proteins from one Podarcis raffonei isolate rPodRaf1 chromosome 1, rPodRaf1.pri, whole genome shotgun sequence genomic window:
- the LOC128402075 gene encoding uncharacterized protein LOC128402075: MYSSSSADESSRGGIYEVSLDRPRSLRKKQGGEPEKHESADDEEEDVEKFREKLEKQVKQGEKWAEKDDERVRREIGPWKNEVDVALHLLDAATCRPRQTKKKQKHLMKAWEGAKRHEARKEEEESAAKIAPLRRVYDPPGPPGPGGAAAARTYTVQHIPFSSADVCNWRNQNPSFEENPAKIIKLFEGIFKTYNPTFDDVQYLMDALLTTEETRRIHAEARAHMRAEQVAEANIPNIYPENTPNWDYQTNDGQNTLTTYRQYVLNGMRRAARKPTNFVKVREVVQGNEEAPGAYLERLKEAYRQYTPVDPDEAANAPIIKAAFVAQAAADVRRKIQKHEGFMGHPLEWMLEIAQTTYNLREEEAQKKKEKYQAKKLMALQSTTPIPQERGSARGGGPGRLGRNQCAICRQEGHWKRECPQAHSGGRGQGDRPGPADLGSREPMVKLQTGNRTIPFMVDTGAAHSVLPVPVSKPTKQTVNIIGATGKSQRAPFLQSVVCRLGGQVVQHKFLYIPECPIPLLGRDLLSKLQAQISFQPTGEVTMTTGPAGEFSLEVPLREHWRLMVVKEEEGPIPASILEQVNPAVWAEGNPPGMARNIPPIIVKPKPFANPVAVNQYPIPRRAAEGVWVHLERLLRHGILRQCQSQWNTPLLPVKKEDGGYRPVQDLRLVNQAVETLHPNVPNPYTLLSLIPPTACYFTVLDLKDAFFCCRLAEESQPLFAFQWTDPGTGTRVQYTWTRLPQGFKNSPTLFGVALASDLSSFPTSPHRILMQYVDDLLLACSDENTCMEATKDLLNHLAKAGYRVSKKKAQICQPTVKYLGFDISHQRRALREERKQAIIQIPEPKNRRELRGFLGSAGFCRIWIPDYSTIAKPLHESTRGTEKDPFVWGEEQQQAFKNLKRALQQAPALGIPNPEKPFSLFVDEDQGTAKGVLCQKLGSWQQPVAYLSERLTPTEQGLPPCMRAVVAVATLLNKADKFTFGQDTVCVTPHAVPALLDMKGTYFLSQAKMRKCQMLLLHPRLKFQVTTALNPATLLPVGEGEEPPHDCIEVMDEVYSSRPDLKDEASPHWPSWFVDGSSFVEAGQRKAGYAVVALEDQVIEAKALPPGTSAQLAELVALTRALNLAKGQKINIYTDSKYAFLTLHAHGALWKERGLLTSRGNQMAHPQALLDLLDAVWEPEAVAVIHCYGHKTGPGEVARGNRLADRVAKEAARLRAQERWTHERTPCVLTEPLHQFEPGDEVWIKDWAQTPLQPCWKGPHTVLLSTPTAVKVTGITPWVHHTRVKRVVSDWSATPNPANPLKLTISRRPPDDRPAGVTPDADTSTHG, from the exons ATGTATAGTTCCAGTTCTGCCGATGAAAGCAGTCGAGGGGGCATCTATGAG GTCTCCCTGGACCGGCCCCGCAGCCTGAGGAAGAAGCAGGGGGGGGAGCCCGAGAAACATGAAAGtgcagatgatgaagaagaagatgtgGAGAAGTTCAGAGAGAAGCTGGAAAAACAAGTAAAGCAAGGAGAGAAATGGGCAGAGAAAGATGACGAGAGGGTGAGAAGGGAGATTGGACCATGGAAGAACGAGGTAGATGTGGCACTACACCTATTGGATGCAGCCACATGTAGGCCAAGACAgacaaagaagaaacagaaacattTAATGAAGGCATGGGAGGGAGCCAAAAGGCACGAAgcaaggaaagaggaagaggagtcagCAGCGAAAATAGCCCCTCTGCGCCGAGTATATGACCCCCCAGGGCCCCCGGGACcaggtggggcagcagcagcacggaCCTACACGGTCCAGCATATACCCTTTTCAAGTGCAGATGTTTGTAATTGGAGGAACCAGAATCCCTCCTTTGAGGAAAACCCAGCAAAGATTATAAAATTGTTTGAAGGGATTTTCAAAACCTACAATCCCACTTTTGATGATGTGCAGTATCTGATGGATGCACTATTAACTACAGAAGAGACCAGGCGAATACACGCCGAGGCACGGGCTCATATGAGAGCAGAACAAGTGGCGGAAGCCAACATTCCAAATATTTACCCCGAAAATACACCAAATTGGGATTATCAAACAAATGATGGCCAAAACACCCTCACTACCTATCGCCAGTACGTGTTAAATGGTATGAGAAGGGCAGCCAGGAAACCCACTAACTTTGTGAAGGTCAGAGAGGTAGTGCAGGGGAATGAAGAGGCCCCAGGAGCATATTTAGAACGCCTGAAGGAAGCTTACCGCCAGTATACTCCTGTGGACCCAGATGAGGCTGCCAACGCCCCTATCATAaaagctgcctttgtagctcaggcggCGGCCGATGTCCGCCGAAAAATCCAGAAACACGAGGGGTTCATGGGGCACCCCCTTGAgtggatgttggaaatagctcagacCACTTACAACCTAAGGGAAGAGGAGgcccaaaagaaaaaggagaagtatcaggcTAAAAAGCTGATGGCGCTGCAGAGCACCACACCCATTCCCcaagaaagaggaagtgcccggggaggagggccagGCCGCCTGGGGAGGaaccagtgcgccatctgccggcaggaagggcactggaaaagAGAATGCCCACAGGCTCACTCAGGGGGAAGAGGACAAGGA GACAGACCGGGCCCAGCTGATTTAGGTTCCCGTGAGCCCATGGTCAAACTACAAACAGGGAACCGAACCATCCCCTTCATGGTTGATACAGGAGCTGCCCACTCTGTTTTGCCTGTACCAGTGTCCAAGCCCACCAAGCAAACGGTTAACATAATAGGAGCTACAGGCAAATCACAAAGGGCCCCATTCCTACAATCTGTTGTCTGTCGCCTGGGTGGCCAAGTGGTCCAACACAAGTTTTTGTACATACCAGAGTGCCCCATCCCATTATTGGGCCGAGACCTGCTTTCAAAATTGCAAGCCCAGATCTCCTTCCAACCGACAGGCGAAGTAACAATGACCACAGGGCCAGCAGGAGAGTTTTCCCTAGAGGTACCCTTGAGGGAACACTGGCGCTTGAtggtggtaaaagaagaggagggacccatccccgccagtattctggaacaagtgaaccctgcggtatgggctgaaggcaatCCTCCAGGAATGGCAAGGAACATCCCACCTATAATAgtcaagcccaagccatttgccaaCCCGGTGGCTGTGAACCAATACCCTATCCCTCGGCGAGCTGCGGAAGGAGTATGGGTACATTTAGAACGGTTACTTCGCCATGGCATCCTGAGGCAGTGTCAATCTCAATGGAATACCCCACTCTTGCCAGTAAAGAAGGAAGATGGCGGATATCGTCCGGTCCAAGACCTTCGATTGGTTAACCAAGCCGTGGAAACCCTCCACCCCAATGTGCCCAATCCTTACACGCTGTTGAGTTTAATACCTCCCACCGCATGTTATTTCACCGTATTGGACTTGAAGGATGCATTCTTCTGCTGCCGCCTAGCGGAAGAAAGTCAGCCCCTGTTTGCCTTTCAATGGACAGATCCAGGAACAGGCACTAGGGTGCAATATACGTGGACAAGACTCCCGCAAGGCTTCAAGAATTCACCAACCCTTTTTGGGGTTGCATTGGCCTCGGACCtatccagcttccccaccagcccaCACAGAATTCTGATGCAATACGTAGATGATTTGCTCCTGGCCTGTTCAGACGAGAACACGTGTATGGAAGCCACCAAAGACTTGCTGAATCACTTAGCCAAGGCAGGATACCGAGTATCTAAGAAAAAGGCCCAAATATGTCAGCCCACTGTGAAATACCTTGGATTTGATATATCCCATCAGCGGCGAGCcctgagggaagaaaggaagcaagCTATTATCCAGATTCCAGAGCCAAAGAACCGCcgggaactccgtggctttctgggatcGGCAGGATTCTGCAGAATATGGATACCAGATTACAGCACAATTGCCAAGCCTCTGCATGAATCGACCAGAGGAACTGAAAAGGACCCCTTTGTGTGGGGAGAAGAACAACAGCAGGCCTTTAAGAACCTAAAAAGGGCATTACAGCAGGCACCAGCGCTAGGCATTCCAAATCCTGAGAAGcctttctccctgtttgtggatgagGACCAGGGAACAGCAAAGGGAGTGTTATGCcagaaattgggaagctggcagcagcccgtggcatacctatctgagcgcctgacgcctactgaACAAGGTTTACCGccctgcatgagagcagttgtggcagtagccactttattgaacaaagcagacaaattcacctttggccaagacactgtttgtgtgaccccgcatgcagtcccagctctgcttgacatgaagggtacctatttcctctcccaagcgaagatgagaaagtgtcagatgttattgctgcatccgcgtttgaagttccaggtcaccaccgccctcaacccagctaccctgttgccggtaggagaaggtgaggagccacCGCACGATTGCATTGAGGTTATGGACGAAGTGTAttctagcaggcctgacctcaaagatgaagcaagccctcactggccttcatggtttgtggatggaagcagctttgttgaggctggacaacgaaaagcaggctatgcagtggtagccctggaagaccaggtgatcgagGCAAAGGCACTCCcacctggaacatcggcccagctagCAGAGCTAGTTgcactcaccagagccctgaacctggcaaagggacagaagataaacatttatactgactctaagtatgcatttctgactttacatgcccatggagccttgtggaaggaaagaggtttgcttacctccagaggaaatcagatggcccacccacaagccttattggaccTCCTGGATGCAGTATGGGAACCCGAGGCAGtagcagttatccattgttatggacacaaaactggaccaggggaagtggccagaggaaatcgactagcagacagagtggccaaggaagcagccc GCCTCAGAGCTCAGGAAAG gtggacccacgAACGCACCCCGTGTGTTCTGACTGAACCCTTGCACCAGTTCGAGCCGGGTGACGAAGTGTGGATCAAAGACTGGGCCCAGACACCTCTACAACCGTGTTGGAAGGGTCCTCACACTGTCCTGCTGTCCACACCCACTGCTGTAAAAGTCactggcatcaccccgtgggtccaccacaCCCGAGTGAAGAGAGTTGTGTCTGACTGGTCAGCTACGCCAAATCCTGCTAATCCACTGAAGCTGACCATCTCCAGGAGACCGCCAGACGACCGCCCTGCTGGTGTCACTCCGGACGCTGACACTTCTACGCACGGCTGA